GAACGCGACCCCGATCTTTCCGGCGTGATCACCTATTCCTCCGGCAATCATGCCCAAGGCGTGGCCCTGTCGGCGGCTCTGCATGGCGTCGCGGCGGTGATCATCATGCCCGACGACGCCCCGGCGGCGAAAATCGCGAAAACCCGCGCCTATGGCGCCGAGGTCGTGCATTACCGCCGCGGTCGAGAAAGCCGCGAGGAGATTGGCGAAAACCTGGCGCGCGAACGCGCTTTGACTCTGGTGCGTCCTTATGATGAGCCCTTGGTCATCGCCGGACAGGGTACGATCGGGATTGAAATCGCCGAGGACGTCCAGCGCCTCGGCCTCACGCTTGACGCCGTTATCGCGCCTTGCGGCGGCGGCGGAATGTCGGCGGGGATCGCCATCGCCCTTGAGACCCTTCTGCCCGACACCGCCCTTTACACCGCGGAGCCGGAAGATTTCGACGACATGGCGCGCTCCTTGGTGGCGGGCGCACGGCAAAGCAACGCCAGCGAGGGCGGCTCTATCTGCGACGCCTTGATGACGCCCAGCCCGGGAGAATTAACTTTCGCCATCAACCGCCATCGCGTCAAGGCGGGACTGGTCGCCAGCGATGCCGACGCCCTCGACGCGATGGCTCTATTGTTCGATCATTTCAAGGTTGTCAGCGAACCGGGCGGGGCAATCTCCGTGGCGACGATCCTAAACGGCGCGATCGATATCACGGGACGAACGATCGTTACCGTGTGCAGCGGCGGCAATGTTGATCATGAAATTTTCATCCGCGCCCTATCGCGATAAATGCGCTCCGCCGGATGGACAAGACCACGCTCCCACGTTTCCGAGGCGGAAACATCGGCCTGCGGCCAAACGCATGAGATCTAACCACATGAGACCAGTGAGCCCTGCCCCTAACTCAGGACCGTCTTCTTGGGTTCCGGCTCTCGCCCGCTCGGAGGCGTCGGCGCAGCGTTTTTTCCGAGCGCGGCTCCCGGGGACGGCTGTGCCGCATTCTGGGGCTGAGACAGTCCCTGTTGGGATTTATTAATCACCAAATTGACGCGTTCGTCCGGCGAGGGGTGGCGCCCTCCATCCGTCGCACCAACGCTCCCCCCGGAGGGGGCGGACGGTCTGGTATCGCCTTTTACGACGCCCCGAACGTCCGACATCGCCGTCGCCGCCCGCGGCAAGGTTCGATCCGACGACGCCTGCTCGCGATCTTTTAAAAGATCCACGCCATCCTCCAATCGCGTTATGTGCCCTTCGAGAAAGGCTCCCTTCTCGATGGAGAGATTTTCGTGCAAAATGTCTCCGACAACGTGGGCGTTTTTTGCCAAATTTACGGTCTTCGCCTTGATTTGGCCGTTTACCGTTCCGTGGACGCGCACCGTATCGGCGATAATTTCTCCGGTAATTTGCGCCTGTTCGCCAACCAACAGAACCCTGGATCGGATATCGCCCAAAATCGTTCCGTCAATTTGGATTTCCCCCGCGCTGACCAAATCTCCGGTAATTTTCAAATCGGTGCTGATAATCGACGGGACCGAGGGCCTCGATTGCACCGAGGAGGACTTTTGGTCAGTGGGTTTTTTATTCCTGGAAAACATCTCGACCTGCCATGATAAATTTTAGGGGGTCCATGCTTTTGTTCTTGTATAGCACCTCGTAATGCAGATGGGGCCCCGTACTTCTGCCTGTGCTACCGACCAGTCCGATCTTCTCCTTATAACTGACCTTAGCACCTTTTTTAACGAGTATCTTATTCAAATGCCCATAGCGGGTGCGGATGCCGTCGCCATGGTCCACCTCGACCATATTGCCGAAATTCCCCCGCCATCCGGCGTAAACGACGACCCCAGGAGCCATGACATAAACCGGAGTACGCCTGTACGC
This genomic window from Varunaivibrio sulfuroxidans contains:
- a CDS encoding threonine ammonia-lyase; its protein translation is MDAPKEPTFDDLRQAQARLHKQAVRTPLLESPLLNQRLGGRLLIKPEMTQKSGAFKFRGAYNAITALIERDPDLSGVITYSSGNHAQGVALSAALHGVAAVIIMPDDAPAAKIAKTRAYGAEVVHYRRGRESREEIGENLARERALTLVRPYDEPLVIAGQGTIGIEIAEDVQRLGLTLDAVIAPCGGGGMSAGIAIALETLLPDTALYTAEPEDFDDMARSLVAGARQSNASEGGSICDALMTPSPGELTFAINRHRVKAGLVASDADALDAMALLFDHFKVVSEPGGAISVATILNGAIDITGRTIVTVCSGGNVDHEIFIRALSR
- a CDS encoding bactofilin family protein, producing the protein MFSRNKKPTDQKSSSVQSRPSVPSIISTDLKITGDLVSAGEIQIDGTILGDIRSRVLLVGEQAQITGEIIADTVRVHGTVNGQIKAKTVNLAKNAHVVGDILHENLSIEKGAFLEGHITRLEDGVDLLKDREQASSDRTLPRAATAMSDVRGVVKGDTRPSAPSGGSVGATDGGRHPSPDERVNLVINKSQQGLSQPQNAAQPSPGAALGKNAAPTPPSGREPEPKKTVLS